Proteins encoded in a region of the Delphinus delphis chromosome 13, mDelDel1.2, whole genome shotgun sequence genome:
- the HIRA gene encoding protein HIRA isoform X5, translating to MDVAWSPHDAWLASCSVDNTVVIWNAVKFPEILATLRGHSGLVKGLTWDPVGKYIASQADDRSLKVWRTLDWQLETSITKPFDECGGTTHVLRLSWSPDGHYLVSAHAMNNSGPTAQIIEREGWKTNMDFVGHRKAVTVVKFNPKIFKKKQKNGSSAKPSCPYCCCAVGSKDRSLSVWLTCLKRPLVVIHELFDKSIMDISWTLNGLGILVCSMDGSVAFLDFSQDELGDPLSEEEKSRIHQSTYGKSLAIMTETQLSTAVIENPEMLKYQRRQQQQQLDQKGSAARETGSATSVAGVVNGESLEDIRKNLLKKQVETRTADGRRRITPLCIAQLDTGDFSTAFFNSIPLSGSLAGTMLTSHSSPQLLPLDSSTPVPFGTSKPSTEPVAATGTRPAGDSVSKDSVNAASAPAAPSPSILTTPSKIEPMKAFDSRFTERSKATPGAPALAGLTPTAMERLKEQSLVKELRPRDVLESSSDSDEKVPVAKPSSLSKRKLELEVETVEKKKKGRPRKDSRLMPMSLSVQSPAALTAEKDAVCLSVPAAALKLPMPGPQRAFTLQVSSDPSMYIEVENEVTAVGGIKLSRLKCSREGKEWETVLTSRILTAAGSCDVVCVACEKRMLSVFSTCGRRLLPPILLPSPISTLHCTGSYVMALTATATLSVWDVHRQIVVVKEESLHSILAGSDMTVSQILLTQHGIPVMNLSDGKAYCFNPSLSAWNLVSDKQDSLAQCADFRSSLPPQDAMLCSGPLAIVQGRASTSSGRQAARLFSVPHMVQQETTLAYLESQVAAALTLRSSHEYRHWLLLYVRYLVNEGFEYRLREICKDLLGPVHSSTGSQWESTVVGLRKRDLLKELLPVIGQNLRFQRLFTECQEQLDILRDK from the exons ATGGACGTAGCGTGGTCCCCCCATGACGCCTGGCTGGCCTCGTGCAGTGTGGACAACACCGTGGTCATCTGGAACGCAGTGAAGTTCCCAG AAATCCTAGCTACTCTGAGAGGCCATTCTGGCCTGGTGAAGGGCCTGACTTGGGACCCTGTTGGTAAATACATTGCCTCTCAAGCCGACGACCGCAGCCTGAAGGTGTGGAGGACGCTGGACTGGCAGTTAGAGACCAGCATCACCAAGCCTTTCGATGAG TGTGGAGGGACGACCCACGTGTTGCGGCTCAGCTGGTCCCCTGACGGGCACTACCTGGTGTCTGCCCATGCCATGAACAATTCCGGCCCCACCGCCCAGATCATCGAACGGGAGGGCTGGAAGACCAACATGGATTTTGTCGGGCACCGGAAAGCTGTGACTGTCGTG AAATTCAACCCAAAAATCTTCAAGAAGAAGCAGAAGAACGGGAGCTCTGCGAAGCCCAGTTGCCCGTACTGCTGCTGTGCTGTCGGCAGCAAGGACCGCTCGCTCTCTGTCTGG CTCACATGTCTAAAACGGCCTTTGGTTGTCATCCATGAGCTGTTTGACAAATCCATCATGGACATTTCCTG GACTCTGAACGGGCTGGGCATCCTGGTGTGCTCCATGGACGGCTCTGTGGCGTTCCTGGATTTCTCCCAGGACGAGCTCGGAGACCCCCTGAGCGAGGAAGAGAAG AGCCGCATCCATCAGTCCACCTACGGCAAGAGTTTGGCCATCATGACCGAGACCCAGCTCTCCACCGCCGTCATCGAGAACCCCGAGATGCTCAAGTACCAGcggaggcagcagcagcagcagctggaccAGAAGGGCTCTGCGGCCAGAGAGACAGGCTCCGCTACCTCGGTTGCTGGTGTCGTCAATGGGGAGAGTCTGGAGGACATCAGGAAG aatcttttaaagaaacaagTTGAGACTCGGACGGCAGATGGTCGGAGGAGAATCACGCCTCTCTGCATAGCACAGCTGGACACCGG GGACTTCTCCACGGCCTTCTTCAACAGCATCCCGCTCTCGGGTTCCCTGGCAGGCACCATGCTCACCTCTCACAGCAGCCCGCAGCTGCTGCCGCTGGACTCCAGCACCCCCGTCCCCTTCGGCACCTCGAAGCCTTCCACAGAGCCTGTGGCGGCGACCGGCACCAGGCCTGCGGGTGATTCTGTCAGTAAGGACAG cgtGAATGCGGCCTCTGCTCCTGCTGCACCGTCCCCCTCCATCCTCACAACCCCGTCCAAGATCGAACCTATGAAAGCGTTCGACTCCCGATTCACGGAGCGCTCCAAAGCCACGCCGGGGGCTCCTGCCTTGGCCGGTTTGACCCCGACAGCTATGGAAAG GTTGAAAGAGCAGAGCCTTGTGAAGGAGCTGCGGCCCCGGGATGTCCTGGAGAGCAGCAGTGACAGCGACGAGAAGGTCCCTGTGGCCAAGCCCTCCTCACTCTCCAAGCGGAAGCTGGAGCTCGAGGTGGAAACggtggagaagaagaagaaagggcgGCCTCGGAAGGACTCGCGGCTCATGCCCATGTCCCTGTCTGTGCAG TCCCCAGCTGCCCTGACCGCAGAGAAGGACGCCGTGTGTTTGTCTGTCCCAGCAGCTGCGCTGAAGCTGCCCATGCCGGGCCCCCAGAGAGCCTTCACCCTGCAG GTGAGCTCCGACCCCTCCATGTACATCGAGGTGGAGAACGAGGTGACGGCCGTGGGGGGCATAAAGCTGAGCCGCCTGAAGTGCAGCCGggaagggaaggagtgggagacGGTGCTCACCAGCCGGATCCTCACCGCTGCCGGCAGCTG TGACGTGGTGTGTGTCGCCTGTGAAAAGCGGATGCTGTCCGTGTTCTCCACCTGTGGTCGAcgcctcctccctcccatcctgctGCCATCCCCGATCTCCACCCTGCACTGCACTGGCTCCTACGTCATGGCCCTCACCGCCACAGCCACGCTGTCCGTCTG GGATGTGCACAGGCAGATAGTGGTGGTGAAGGAAGAGTCCCTACACTCCATCTTGGCAG GAAGTGACATGACGGTGTCACAGATCTTGCTGACGCAGCATGGAATCCCCGTGATGAACCTGTCGGACGGGAAGGCCTACTGCTTCAACCCATCACTGTCTGCGTG GAACCTGGTTTCTGACAAGCAGGACTCCCTGGCCCAGTGTGCAGACTTCAGGAGCAGCCTGCCACCCCAGGACGCCATGCTGTGCTCGGGACCCTTAGCCATAGTCCAGGGCCGCGCCTCCAC cagcTCAGGGAGACAGGCAGCCCGGCTCTTCTCCGTGCCTCACATGGTGCAGCAGGAGACCACCCTGGCCTACCTGGAGAGCCAGGTCGCTGCAGCGCTCACCCTGCGCTCCAGCCACGAGTACCGCCACTGGCTTCTCCTCTACGTGCGATACCTCGTGAACGAAG